CTCAGGCGGCCGTCATCACATGTCCGCTGCCCAACGGGCGGTGCGGGGCGATGATCTGGCCGTCCGGCAGGAGCTCACCGGTGTCCTCGAAGAGCAGAACGCCGTTGCACAGCAGGCTCCATCCCTGCTCCGGGTGGTGCGCCATGAGGCGGGCGGACTCCCGGTCGGCTGATTCGGCTGACGGACACGGCGGCTGGTGCTGGCACATGGATGGGATCTTTCGCTGGGTTGAGATGTGAGTGGTGGATGTGGCGTCTGTCCCGCGGCTCGATGTGTTCATGGCCGCCCCCCGTTGGTGTGTGGTCTGGGTCCCAGTGTTGCCCTACGGGCGTCAATCCGCAGGGATTTCGCGGCACCGCTTCTCACAGGTTGATGACGCATCACCCGAGCGGACGGTTCATCTCAACTCCACTGTCTCTTCGGGTGGTTCGCGATGGCCGAATGGGGCTAGTCCGGTCGGGGCGAGAGCGCGTTTTTCCTCGTACGAGCGGGGTGTGGCCCTAACGAGCAGACAGCTCTACGGCTCCGGCATCGGGCTCCGACAGCGACGTGCCCCGCGGCCGAGAGCGCGGCCGTGGGGCACGGATGGTCTCGCTTACGCGGGGGAGCTCATCAGCGGGGCGGGCGTGGGAGCGGGCGTGACCCGATGGGTGAGCACCGGCAGCAATTCGGCGACGCGGTGCGGACGGTGGGCGGCGATGCCGGGCGGGGCGGGTGCCAGCGGGACCAGGAGGTCGGTGGCGACGGGGTGGCCGGTGGCGCCGTCCGCGGCGCAGTCGCCGTGCAGCCAGAGTGTGAGCATGTACAGCTCGGGCACGGACAACAGGCGGGCCTGATACGACTGCTGCATCGTTTCGGCTTGGCGCAGGGCGTGTTCGGTGGCGGTGATGTACGGGCCTTCGAAGAAGCGCGAGAAGGCCCAGCCGTCGGGGGTCAGCATGGTGTCGGCCGCGGCCACCGCGCGTTCGCCGCAGCGGATCAGGAAGCGCCAGCCGGCGAGCCGGGTGGCAGACGCGCCCGCGGGGGTGATCCGGTCCAGGACGTGTACGGGCAGCGGGAGTTCGGGTGTGACGGGTCCCTGGGCCATGCGCAGGGACGGGGTGCGCGCCTCGCGGACAGCGGTGGGGGAACCGAGTGCCGTGAGGACGGTACGCAGGGCGGGCGCGGGAGCCGGGGGGACATGCAGCGGCATGGTGGGTCGCCTCTCATTCGACAGGCACGGTGGCGCGAGGGCGGACGGCGTTGTCAGCTCTCGGGGTCAGAGGGGCGAGGGGGCCGTGATCTTTCGTCTGGATGCTGCCTGCCGTAAGTCACCTTGACGACAGGACCGAGGACCGCGCGCGCCGACTCTCTGCCTCGTTTGCGCAGTTTATACGAGACGGGTTCAGACGGTGTTTCGTCTAGCGTTCCTGGATATGAAGAACAAGGCGGTATTCGGTCGGTGAAACGCGAAGTTCATCCCTCTTCGGCGGGGACACGCCGCGATGACCTCGAAATTCTTCGCCGGAGCGGTCGGCCGATTCTCGTCGGCGTTTTTCACGAGATCGTGTCGACGGGGAACGTGCGTATTGCCGCTTGCCCGGTGAATGTGCCCGTGGCCCCGATCCAGCGTAGCGGGCGGATGGCTTGTCCGGGGCGTTATCGATCGCGTTGCCGGGGCATCATCCCCCGTGACCCGGGACACCAGGGGCCGGAGGATCGGCCTGCCCCTCCGAGGAAGGACGCTTCGATGGGGGAGAAGGTCGTGGCGGGGCCGTTCGACCTGTCCGATCGCCAGCGCTACCGCGGCAAGCTCCGGCGGTGTCTGACGGGGCTGGAGCGGCTGCTGGAGGAGAAGCGGTTCGACCGCCCCAAGAATCTCATGGGTCTGGAGATCGAGCTGAATCTCGCAGGGCCCGACGGCATGCCACGAATGATGAATGCGCAAGTACTCGAACGGATTGCGAGCCGCGATTTCCAAACAGAACTCGCCATGTTCAACCTAGAAGTCAACATAGCCCCCCATCGGCTGGGCGGCCGGGTATTCGACCGACTCGCAGAGGAGCTGCGTACCTCACTCGGGTATGCCCATCGGAAAGCGAGCGAAGTCGACGCCGGAATCATGATGATCGGCATTCTGCCGACGCTCGGCCAGGACGACCTGGTTTCCTCGAACCTCTCGGACGTCGACCGCTACACCCTGCTCAACGACCAGATCGTCGCCGCTCGCGGTGAGGATTTCGCGCTGGACATCGACGGCGTGGAGCGCCTCGTCTGTACGTCGCAGTCCATCGCGCTCGAAGCCGCCTGCACCTCCGTGCAGTTGCACCTCCAG
This genomic interval from Streptomyces dengpaensis contains the following:
- a CDS encoding DUF5999 family protein, translated to MCQHQPPCPSAESADRESARLMAHHPEQGWSLLCNGVLLFEDTGELLPDGQIIAPHRPLGSGHVMTAA